One window from the genome of Pedobacter schmidteae encodes:
- a CDS encoding NADPH-dependent FMN reductase, translating into MKKNIFAIIGSASKNSSNLKLVQKIEALTKNELNFQVFDELAALPHFDPELSLENTPQEVLNFREAILKADGILISTPEYIFSIPSGLKNAIEWCVATTVFSGKPLGIITASASGIKGHEELQLIMSTLETQFNKNTLLLIQGVKGKFDVAGNITDRNTEQELEAFVKAFQDLAGI; encoded by the coding sequence ATGAAGAAAAATATTTTTGCAATTATTGGAAGTGCGAGTAAAAACTCATCAAATTTAAAGTTGGTACAGAAAATTGAAGCGTTGACCAAAAACGAATTAAATTTTCAGGTTTTTGATGAGCTGGCTGCACTGCCGCATTTCGACCCTGAACTGTCGCTTGAAAATACACCGCAGGAAGTTTTAAATTTCAGGGAAGCGATTTTGAAAGCTGACGGGATATTGATCAGTACGCCTGAGTATATTTTTAGCATTCCCAGTGGATTAAAAAATGCAATAGAATGGTGTGTGGCTACTACTGTGTTTTCGGGTAAGCCCCTTGGTATAATCACGGCTTCCGCCAGCGGCATAAAAGGGCATGAGGAACTACAGCTGATCATGAGTACCCTGGAAACTCAGTTTAATAAAAATACCCTTTTACTGATACAAGGGGTTAAGGGAAAATTTGATGTAGCAGGAAATATAACAGACCGGAATACAGAACAAGAGCTTGAAGCTTTTGTAAAAGCGTTTCAGGACCTGGCAGGGATATAG